A region of Haliotis asinina isolate JCU_RB_2024 chromosome 9, JCU_Hal_asi_v2, whole genome shotgun sequence DNA encodes the following proteins:
- the LOC137296328 gene encoding transmembrane protein 121B-like: MWLGKCFVRCCGTLNGIPARIFCILLLFTQGGILDYFMAKYQTQASWAWITFDLVNVGIFIASFIISRRHLALQKAGDEKTEAFTMGWLAWLVYSVSLVARMAIACNKFSFKLSEDTFFGPNTFKTSLALASCVFILLLMSHHDAPPASERRRYIEELTGTVVFDVLDTVDVLEVMFDKSSRDMFLPGLQQIILAVAGLNLIIPTVPLITLSLTNFGYKKMPKRLVALHKLLVVLVVNVPNLLVRLVLWHGFSVGISPFMLKNLILICIVMYEFYEHKKMKYDEQAGATGVRKKGLRGTANPAAVNGQSGITSFSMQERI; this comes from the coding sequence ATGTGGCTGGGGAAATGTTTTGTTAGATGTTGTGGAACCTTGAATGGCATCCCTGCCCGGATCTTTTGCATCCTGCTTCTATTCACCCAAGGAGGGATTCTGGATTATTTCATGGCCAAATATCAGACCCAAGCCAGCTGGGCATGGATAACGTTCGACCTCGTCAACGTCGGCATCTTCATCGCCTCTTTCATCATATCACGACGACACCTAGCACTACAGAAAGCCGGGGACGAGAAAACTGAAGCGTTCACAATGGGTTGGTTAGCGTGGCTTGTGTACTCTGTAAGCCTAGTAGCAAGGATGGCTATAGCTTGCAACAAATTCTCGTTTAAGCTAAGCGAAGACACATTCTTTGGTCCCAATACGTTTAAGACGTCCCTAGCCTTGGCGTCGTGTGTCTTCATCTTGCTGTTGATGTCTCACCATGACGCACCTCCTGCTAGTGAACGCAGGCGATATATTGAAGAACTAACTGGAACCGTTGTCTTTGATGTCTTGGACACTGTGGATGTGTTAGAGGTGATGTTCGACAAGTCATCAAGGGACATGTTCCTTCCGGGACTTCAGCAAATTATTTTAGCAGTGGCGGGTCTCAATCTCATTATTCCAACGGTGCCCTTGATCACACTCAGCCTGACCAACTTTGGATACAAGAAGATGCCGAAACGTCTTGTGGCGTTACACAAACTGCTTGTGGTGCTGGTGGTGAATGTTCCCAATCTGCTGGTTCGGTTAGTTCTCTGGCATGGCTTCAGTGTTGGAATCTCCCCCTTTATGTTAAAAAATCTCATCCTCATCTGCATCGTTATGTACGAGTTCTACGAGCacaagaaaatgaaatatgacgAACAAGCCGGGGCGACTGGCGTGAGAAAGAAAGGTTTGCGGGGCACTGCCAACCCTGCAGCTGTAAATGGACAAAGTGGCATAACAAGCTTCTCGATGCAAGAACGTATTTAA